A genomic segment from Bacillus cereus G9842 encodes:
- a CDS encoding ABC transporter ATP-binding protein, which translates to MTYIVKTNQLTKVFKGKEVISGVNMHVKKGEIYGFLGPNGAGKTTIMKMITNLIKPTSGDIEIFGEKLTDTSYEVLKRMGTIIEYPIFYDKLTAKENLDLHCEYMGYYDKNAIDHALHLVKLQGVDNKKVKDFSLGMKQRLGIARAIVTKPELLILDEPINGLDPIGIKELRDLFKMLCKEYGITLLVSSHILGEMELMADTIGVIQNGKLIKEVSMKSINGKQTEYIEITVPDVKRAAYILEDKLGIKNYKIMSGTMIRVYDTSVSQQAISKALIMNDVEIESINKKHSSLEEYFLNVMDGEGIHA; encoded by the coding sequence ATGACATATATAGTAAAAACAAACCAGTTAACGAAAGTGTTTAAAGGGAAAGAAGTTATTTCCGGTGTTAACATGCATGTGAAAAAAGGAGAAATTTATGGTTTTTTAGGACCAAACGGTGCTGGTAAAACAACGATTATGAAAATGATTACAAATTTAATAAAACCGACGAGTGGTGATATAGAAATTTTCGGTGAGAAATTAACAGATACATCGTATGAAGTATTAAAAAGAATGGGGACAATTATTGAATACCCAATCTTTTATGATAAATTAACGGCGAAAGAAAACTTAGACCTGCATTGTGAATATATGGGCTACTACGATAAAAATGCAATTGACCATGCTTTACATTTAGTGAAACTACAAGGGGTAGATAATAAAAAAGTAAAAGATTTTTCATTAGGAATGAAACAACGACTCGGTATTGCAAGGGCAATCGTGACAAAGCCAGAATTGCTCATTTTAGATGAACCAATTAACGGTTTAGATCCAATTGGCATTAAAGAGTTACGAGACTTATTTAAAATGCTCTGCAAAGAATACGGTATTACATTATTAGTTTCTAGTCATATTTTAGGTGAGATGGAATTAATGGCCGATACAATTGGTGTGATTCAAAATGGAAAACTAATAAAAGAAGTTTCAATGAAGAGTATTAACGGAAAGCAAACAGAGTACATTGAAATCACTGTTCCTGATGTGAAACGTGCAGCTTATATTTTAGAAGATAAACTTGGTATAAAAAACTACAAAATAATGAGTGGAACCATGATTCGTGTGTATGATACGTCAGTGTCTCAGCAGGCCATTTCAAAAGCACTTATTATGAACGATGTGGAAATTGAAAGTATTAATAAGAAACATAGTTCCTTAGAAGAATATTTCTTAAATGTAATGGATGGAGAAGGTATTCATGCTTAA
- a CDS encoding class I SAM-dependent rRNA methyltransferase yields MRSEVTIKIKPKFIKEIKSGYPLILKDAIQNLNDVREEGTIIKVVDEKNNFVGKGYYGKQNKGYGWILTRKESEQINQSFFESKIKSALHKRKQFYKSSDTTAFRALNGEGDGLGGLIIDYYDGYYVVSWYSEGIYTFRDEIIAALQKVANFKGIYEKKRFDTKGKYIEGDDFVAGERGEFPLIVKENGVNFAVYLNDGAMVGVFLDQRNVRKQIRDKYAKGRTVLNMFSYTGAFSVFAALGGASKTTSVDLANRSLSKTIEQFSVNEVDYEAQDIIVEDVFLYFKYAAKKKMKFDMVVLDPPSFARSKKYTFSAAKDYKNLLKETIAITENNGIIVASTNCSAFDMKKFKGFIDTAFKEMNGKYKILEEHSLPEDFRTIDQFKEGDYLKVVFIEKIKG; encoded by the coding sequence ATGCGATCAGAAGTAACTATAAAAATAAAACCGAAATTTATAAAAGAAATTAAAAGTGGATATCCACTTATTTTAAAAGATGCAATTCAAAATTTAAACGATGTTCGTGAAGAAGGGACAATCATCAAAGTAGTAGATGAGAAGAACAACTTTGTCGGAAAAGGTTATTATGGAAAACAAAATAAAGGATACGGCTGGATTTTAACGAGAAAAGAGAGTGAACAAATTAATCAATCTTTCTTTGAAAGTAAAATCAAATCTGCCTTACATAAACGAAAACAATTTTATAAATCAAGTGATACGACAGCATTCCGCGCCCTAAACGGTGAAGGTGATGGTCTTGGCGGACTAATTATCGATTATTATGACGGCTACTACGTAGTAAGTTGGTATAGTGAAGGGATTTATACTTTCAGAGATGAGATTATAGCAGCTCTGCAAAAAGTAGCAAACTTTAAAGGCATTTATGAGAAGAAGCGTTTTGATACGAAAGGGAAATATATTGAGGGTGATGATTTCGTAGCAGGAGAGCGCGGTGAGTTCCCGCTTATCGTAAAAGAGAACGGTGTGAACTTCGCTGTTTATTTAAATGACGGGGCAATGGTTGGAGTATTTTTAGATCAACGTAACGTTCGAAAACAAATTCGTGATAAATATGCAAAGGGAAGAACAGTGTTAAATATGTTCTCTTATACAGGTGCTTTCTCTGTATTTGCAGCGCTTGGCGGAGCGAGTAAAACGACGAGTGTTGACCTTGCAAATCGTAGTTTAAGTAAAACGATTGAGCAGTTTAGTGTCAATGAAGTTGATTATGAAGCACAAGATATTATTGTAGAAGATGTATTTCTTTACTTCAAATATGCAGCTAAGAAAAAGATGAAATTTGATATGGTCGTACTTGATCCTCCAAGCTTCGCCCGATCAAAAAAATATACATTTAGTGCAGCAAAAGATTATAAAAATTTATTGAAAGAAACAATTGCTATTACAGAAAATAACGGTATTATCGTTGCTTCTACAAATTGTAGTGCATTCGATATGAAAAAGTTTAAAGGCTTTATCGATACAGCCTTTAAAGAAATGAATGGCAAATATAAAATATTAGAAGAACATTCTTTACCAGAAGATTTCCGTACCATTGATCAATTTAAAGAAGGAGACTATTTAAAAGTAGTTTTCATCGAGAAAATTAAAGGTTAA
- a CDS encoding FecCD family ABC transporter permease, with product MNKKTWSFLIVTALLIVMTSLSAMKGSLEVGIVELVQGIFIGGNEDVEVIKDLRFPRIIIALFTGAALAVSGVLFQAVMKNPLADAGVIGISSGASFMTLVIITLFPQFFFWTPVFAFLGGALACYLVYSFSWKSGLSPLRIILIGIAINAMFTGLNESFVTICGYFIKSIKQTTTSNITMKTWGDVEIMVTYGTIGLILALFVGAWCNLLSLQDKTAKNLGLHVTRVRLIISAIAVLLAAVSTAIAGVIAFVGLLVPHISRQLVGSDHKVLIPFSALAGALLILTADTIGRLIVPPNEIPAATIMAVIGGPFLIFLLRKSDKVHGN from the coding sequence ATGAATAAAAAAACTTGGAGTTTCCTCATTGTTACTGCATTGCTCATTGTTATGACATCATTGTCAGCGATGAAAGGGAGTTTAGAAGTAGGTATTGTTGAACTTGTACAAGGGATATTTATAGGTGGAAATGAAGATGTTGAAGTCATTAAAGATTTACGTTTCCCTCGTATTATTATTGCGCTGTTCACTGGAGCGGCTCTTGCTGTTTCAGGGGTGCTTTTTCAAGCTGTTATGAAGAATCCACTCGCTGATGCTGGGGTAATCGGTATATCTTCAGGAGCAAGTTTTATGACACTCGTTATTATTACTTTGTTCCCGCAATTCTTTTTCTGGACCCCCGTATTCGCCTTTTTAGGTGGTGCGCTTGCGTGTTATCTCGTTTATTCGTTTTCATGGAAGTCAGGGTTAAGCCCACTTCGCATTATTTTAATTGGTATTGCCATTAATGCGATGTTTACTGGATTAAATGAATCATTCGTTACGATTTGTGGGTATTTTATTAAAAGTATTAAGCAAACGACGACTTCTAACATAACAATGAAGACGTGGGGCGATGTAGAAATAATGGTGACTTATGGAACGATTGGTCTTATTCTTGCTCTGTTCGTAGGAGCTTGGTGTAACTTATTATCGCTACAAGATAAGACTGCGAAAAACTTAGGCTTGCACGTGACGAGAGTTCGTCTTATTATTTCTGCCATTGCAGTACTCTTAGCGGCAGTATCAACAGCGATTGCAGGTGTTATTGCTTTTGTAGGATTGCTAGTTCCGCATATTTCAAGACAATTGGTCGGTTCAGACCATAAAGTATTAATTCCATTTTCTGCTCTTGCAGGGGCGTTATTAATTTTGACGGCGGATACGATTGGAAGGTTAATTGTGCCACCTAATGAAATTCCAGCAGCAACAATTATGGCGGTTATTGGTGGTCCATTCTTAATATTCTTGCTTAGAAAGAGTGATAAAGTTCATGGAAATTAA
- a CDS encoding DinB family protein, with translation MYQTIEGFLQSWTYEAESTQKMLDSLTDASLSQEIAPEHWTLGRVAWHIVTAIPVILSGTGLKFEGETTDYPVPTSAKTIADEYRKVNAAFVETLQSKWTDKDLATINDFFGRPMPNSIFLMTLINHQNHHRGQMTVLMRQAGLTVPGVYGPAKEEWAAAGMEAPKM, from the coding sequence ATGTACCAAACAATTGAAGGCTTTTTACAATCATGGACATACGAAGCAGAGTCTACTCAGAAAATGCTTGATTCATTAACCGATGCATCTTTATCACAGGAAATTGCACCTGAACATTGGACTTTAGGAAGAGTTGCTTGGCATATCGTGACGGCAATTCCTGTGATACTATCTGGCACAGGGCTAAAGTTTGAAGGAGAAACGACAGATTATCCTGTTCCAACTTCTGCAAAAACAATTGCAGATGAATACCGTAAAGTAAACGCGGCTTTTGTTGAAACACTTCAAAGTAAATGGACTGATAAAGACTTAGCTACTATTAATGACTTCTTTGGTCGCCCTATGCCGAATTCTATATTTTTAATGACACTCATTAATCATCAAAATCACCACCGCGGGCAAATGACGGTTTTAATGCGACAAGCCGGCTTAACAGTTCCTGGCGTATATGGTCCCGCAAAAGAAGAATGGGCTGCGGCTGGAATGGAAGCTCCTAAAATGTAA
- a CDS encoding ABC transporter permease: MLRLMKLELKKFKLGWYVKGAVIVNITILALMIFTSIVAQVEGDPEIRDPQMMLLTASTLVRATFIVFGSVLIARLIIGEYKNKTIILMFSYPINRRKMMISKLVITATLTFITVIVSNILIVGVFFGIDSYFSILPNPFTVDQLVQEGINLVPLAIATAGISLIPLYFGMRKRSVPTTIVSSIIVVSIAINNQPIFPIATFLPLQFTFAAIGMVIAYFGIKNIESEDAL; this comes from the coding sequence ATGTTACGTCTTATGAAGCTAGAATTGAAAAAATTTAAGCTTGGCTGGTACGTAAAAGGGGCAGTTATTGTAAATATTACTATACTGGCATTAATGATCTTTACGAGCATCGTTGCTCAAGTAGAAGGTGATCCGGAAATAAGAGATCCGCAGATGATGTTGTTAACGGCTAGTACATTAGTAAGAGCAACATTTATTGTTTTTGGTAGTGTGTTAATCGCAAGGTTAATAATTGGTGAATATAAAAATAAAACAATAATACTTATGTTTTCTTATCCTATTAATCGGAGAAAAATGATGATTAGTAAGTTGGTCATTACAGCGACATTAACATTTATAACAGTTATTGTATCTAACATTTTAATAGTAGGAGTTTTCTTTGGGATAGATAGCTATTTTTCAATTCTTCCTAATCCATTTACAGTAGATCAATTAGTGCAAGAAGGAATAAATCTTGTTCCTTTAGCCATTGCAACTGCGGGAATAAGTTTAATCCCGCTATATTTCGGAATGCGTAAACGTTCAGTGCCAACTACAATTGTTTCATCTATTATTGTTGTGTCAATCGCAATTAATAACCAGCCAATATTTCCGATAGCGACTTTTCTACCTCTTCAATTCACATTTGCAGCGATCGGTATGGTGATTGCTTATTTTGGGATTAAAAATATTGAGAGTGAAGATGCATTATAA
- a CDS encoding ABC transporter permease, protein MLRLMKLEWKKHKLSSYFKGVAICIIAIFAAVSLMALGIKAEGDVLFFDFTQQMVLINTFIRITFIIFSSVILSRLVIDEYKNKTMQLSFMYPLQRKMLMRAKLTIVFCFCFVSTIIATFIISLLVYFVSPMMGLIETPATIGEIIAIVPATIISAFMISGISLIPLFFGMRKKSTPTTITSAVIIGMLISGNVGAGNGQVSMFDFIAIPIVLCLLGIFISYLSYRKIDKVDVA, encoded by the coding sequence ATGCTTAGATTAATGAAGCTCGAATGGAAGAAACATAAATTATCTAGTTACTTTAAAGGGGTAGCAATTTGTATTATAGCAATTTTCGCTGCAGTAAGCCTTATGGCGTTGGGAATTAAAGCCGAGGGAGACGTGCTCTTCTTTGACTTCACGCAACAAATGGTTTTAATAAACACTTTTATTAGGATAACATTCATTATTTTTAGTTCGGTCATTTTATCACGGTTAGTAATAGACGAGTATAAGAACAAAACAATGCAACTATCGTTTATGTACCCGCTGCAAAGGAAAATGCTAATGAGGGCGAAATTAACAATTGTTTTTTGTTTTTGTTTTGTGAGCACGATTATCGCTACTTTCATTATTAGTTTGCTCGTTTATTTTGTGAGTCCAATGATGGGACTGATTGAAACACCTGCTACGATAGGCGAAATAATAGCTATCGTTCCAGCTACTATTATAAGTGCATTTATGATATCTGGTATAAGTTTAATTCCTTTATTTTTTGGAATGAGAAAGAAATCGACACCTACAACGATTACTTCCGCAGTAATAATTGGTATGCTGATTAGTGGTAACGTTGGGGCTGGAAACGGTCAAGTAAGTATGTTTGATTTTATAGCTATCCCAATTGTGCTCTGTTTATTAGGGATTTTCATTAGTTATCTATCTTATCGTAAAATCGACAAGGTTGATGTGGCATGA
- a CDS encoding response regulator transcription factor, with the protein MSHHILLVEDDISIQEMVEKYLLKEGFQVTMASDGEAGVQTFFKSSFDLVILDIMMPKLDGLEVVRIIREKSAVPILMMSAKDTDVDKAVGLGLGADDYICKPFSMIELAARVKAGIRRSTKYSATETTEKMIQIGDLTIDPINFTVEKNGNPLKLTLKEFEILKLFVKNQNRVFTKAQIYTLVWNEEYYGDDNVINVHMRRLREKIESDPSNPEYIKTLWGIGYKLEVM; encoded by the coding sequence ATGTCACATCATATTTTATTAGTTGAAGATGATATTTCAATTCAAGAGATGGTGGAAAAATATTTATTAAAGGAAGGCTTTCAAGTTACGATGGCGTCTGACGGGGAAGCAGGGGTGCAAACCTTTTTTAAATCATCTTTTGATTTAGTGATCCTTGATATAATGATGCCGAAGTTAGACGGATTAGAGGTTGTACGTATTATTCGTGAAAAAAGTGCTGTTCCGATTTTAATGATGTCGGCAAAAGATACAGATGTTGATAAAGCTGTTGGCTTAGGACTTGGAGCAGATGATTACATTTGTAAGCCATTTTCTATGATTGAATTGGCTGCACGTGTAAAAGCAGGGATTCGGCGGTCTACGAAATACTCGGCTACAGAAACAACAGAAAAGATGATTCAGATTGGCGATTTAACAATCGATCCAATTAATTTTACTGTAGAAAAAAACGGGAACCCTCTCAAGCTCACTTTAAAAGAATTTGAGATTTTAAAACTGTTCGTAAAAAATCAAAATCGTGTATTTACAAAAGCGCAAATATATACGTTAGTTTGGAATGAAGAGTATTACGGTGATGATAACGTTATTAATGTTCATATGAGAAGATTGCGTGAGAAAATTGAAAGTGATCCATCTAATCCAGAATATATTAAAACGTTATGGGGCATCGGCTATAAGTTGGAAGTGATGTAA
- the srtB gene encoding class B sortase, with translation MNSKNGRKKNSFFQRILTIAFLGIFFYSMYELGGIFMDYYENRKVMAEAQHIYKRSPMEEKSEDGEVRKQFQDLQKINPEIVGWITMDDTQINYPIVQAKDNDYYLFRNYKGEDMRAGSIFMDHRNDVKSQNRNTILYGHRMKDGSMFGSLKKMLDEDFFMSHRKLYYDTLFEGYDVEVFSVYTTTTDFYYIETDFENDAVYTSFLKEVQEKSLYKTDTELTANDEIVTLSTCDYALDPEAGRLVIHAKLVKRN, from the coding sequence TTGAATAGCAAGAACGGACGGAAAAAGAATTCTTTTTTTCAACGCATACTTACAATTGCGTTTTTAGGAATCTTTTTCTATTCAATGTATGAGTTGGGTGGGATTTTCATGGATTATTATGAAAATCGTAAAGTAATGGCTGAGGCACAACATATTTATAAAAGAAGTCCAATGGAAGAAAAATCGGAAGACGGAGAGGTACGTAAACAGTTTCAGGATCTCCAGAAAATTAATCCAGAGATAGTCGGATGGATTACGATGGATGATACACAAATTAATTATCCAATCGTTCAAGCAAAAGATAATGATTACTATTTATTTCGTAATTATAAAGGTGAAGATATGAGAGCGGGAAGCATTTTTATGGACCATCGTAATGATGTGAAATCTCAAAATCGAAATACGATTTTATATGGCCATCGTATGAAAGACGGTTCTATGTTTGGTAGTTTAAAAAAAATGTTGGATGAAGACTTTTTCATGTCCCATCGTAAATTATATTACGATACATTATTTGAAGGATACGACGTTGAAGTTTTTTCAGTATATACGACAACAACGGACTTTTATTACATTGAAACGGATTTTGAAAATGATGCAGTATATACATCGTTCTTAAAGGAAGTTCAAGAAAAATCACTGTACAAAACGGATACGGAATTGACGGCTAATGATGAAATCGTAACACTTTCTACTTGTGACTATGCGCTTGATCCAGAGGCTGGAAGGCTAGTTATACACGCAAAGTTAGTAAAAAGAAATTAA
- the isdG gene encoding heme oxygenase, whose protein sequence is MIIVTNTAKITKGNGHKLIERFNKVGKVETMPGFLGLEVLLTQNTVDYDEVTISTRWNAKEDFQGWTKSAAFKDAHSHQGGMPEYILDNKIAYYDVKVVRMPMAAAQ, encoded by the coding sequence ATGATTATTGTTACAAATACAGCTAAAATTACAAAGGGAAATGGACATAAATTAATTGAGCGTTTTAATAAAGTAGGTAAAGTTGAAACGATGCCAGGCTTTTTAGGTCTAGAAGTTCTTTTAACGCAAAATACAGTTGATTATGACGAGGTAACAATTAGCACTCGATGGAATGCAAAAGAAGATTTCCAAGGTTGGACAAAGAGCGCCGCATTTAAAGATGCTCACTCACATCAAGGTGGAATGCCAGAATATATTCTTGATAATAAAATTGCTTACTATGATGTAAAAGTTGTACGTATGCCAATGGCTGCAGCACAGTAA
- a CDS encoding ABC transporter ATP-binding protein, producing MEIKNVTFSYDNVTNRLKSVSSEIEIGKITTIIGPNGCGKSTLLSVMSRNHVPSSGEVILDGKAISEYKPKEFARKLAVVHQQNEAPADITVEKLISFGRMPYKNIFSPQTDEDREAIERALVCTNLQSKRDKPIYALSGGERQRVWIAMTLAQNTPMLFLDEPTTYLDIYYQLEILELVKELNEVYGLTIVMVLHDINQAIRYSDHIIVMKDGEIITKGNPNDVITEEMVKAIYGVDVIVKQDEDTGLYMVPMGI from the coding sequence ATGGAAATTAAAAATGTAACCTTTTCATATGATAACGTAACAAATCGTTTAAAGTCTGTTAGTAGTGAAATAGAAATTGGGAAAATTACAACAATCATTGGCCCGAATGGATGCGGGAAATCAACATTACTTAGTGTCATGTCTAGAAATCACGTTCCTAGCAGTGGAGAAGTAATACTTGATGGGAAAGCGATTAGTGAATATAAACCGAAAGAGTTTGCTAGAAAGCTAGCAGTTGTCCACCAACAAAATGAGGCTCCAGCAGATATTACAGTGGAAAAGCTAATAAGCTTTGGGCGTATGCCATATAAAAATATTTTCTCTCCGCAAACAGATGAAGATAGAGAAGCGATAGAGCGTGCACTAGTATGTACGAATTTACAAAGTAAGCGTGATAAGCCAATCTATGCTTTATCCGGTGGAGAGAGGCAGCGAGTTTGGATCGCAATGACATTAGCTCAAAATACACCAATGCTTTTCTTAGATGAACCGACAACCTATTTAGATATTTACTATCAGCTAGAAATATTAGAATTAGTGAAAGAGTTAAATGAAGTGTATGGATTAACGATTGTAATGGTATTACATGATATTAATCAAGCCATTCGTTATAGCGACCATATTATCGTTATGAAAGATGGAGAGATCATTACGAAAGGTAATCCTAATGATGTAATAACAGAAGAGATGGTTAAAGCAATATATGGTGTAGATGTCATTGTAAAACAGGATGAAGATACTGGATTGTATATGGTACCTATGGGAATCTAA
- a CDS encoding HAMP domain-containing histidine kinase, whose product MVNLLIGIIFILLCVIYMQYKMRKNSSKNLRYTYEKLESIVNDKTGETLLVMTDDLELQKLLVAINQLLDAKQKTNADHAKVEISMRKMLSNISHDLKTPLTVILGYTEMLNKDKTISEEEQQILLEKVHTKTLEVMELIHKFFDLAKLESGDKAIEMTKVNMNEVCREKILSFYDLVTTKGFQVHIDIPERNIYALGNVEVLGRVLNNLISNAITYGDDGKTLGMTLRDDETSVYIDVWDKGKGIDESHIDKVFERMYTLEDSRNRSYQGSGLGLTITKRLVEAMDGEIHLSSKPYEKTIFTVVLKKMLF is encoded by the coding sequence ATGGTCAATTTGTTAATAGGTATTATTTTTATATTGTTATGTGTCATTTATATGCAATATAAAATGAGAAAAAATAGTAGTAAAAATTTACGATACACATATGAAAAGTTAGAAAGTATTGTAAATGACAAAACAGGCGAGACGTTACTCGTTATGACAGATGATCTAGAATTGCAAAAATTATTAGTGGCAATTAATCAATTATTAGATGCAAAACAGAAAACGAATGCAGATCATGCCAAAGTAGAAATTTCGATGAGAAAAATGCTTTCAAATATTTCGCATGACTTGAAAACACCACTAACAGTTATTCTTGGATATACAGAAATGTTAAATAAGGATAAAACGATAAGTGAAGAAGAACAACAAATATTACTTGAAAAAGTGCATACGAAAACATTAGAAGTGATGGAGCTAATTCATAAGTTTTTTGATTTGGCAAAATTAGAATCTGGTGACAAAGCAATTGAAATGACAAAAGTAAATATGAATGAAGTTTGCCGCGAGAAGATTTTATCTTTTTATGATTTAGTGACGACGAAAGGTTTTCAGGTTCATATTGATATACCAGAAAGAAATATATACGCACTTGGAAATGTAGAAGTATTAGGCAGAGTATTGAATAATTTAATATCAAATGCAATTACATATGGAGATGATGGAAAGACACTCGGTATGACTTTAAGAGATGATGAAACGAGTGTGTATATAGACGTATGGGATAAAGGAAAAGGAATTGATGAATCTCATATTGATAAAGTGTTTGAGCGAATGTACACACTTGAAGATTCAAGAAATAGATCGTACCAAGGAAGCGGTCTAGGATTAACGATTACGAAACGGCTTGTGGAAGCGATGGACGGAGAAATACATCTTTCTAGTAAGCCCTATGAAAAAACAATTTTTACAGTTGTATTAAAAAAGATGCTGTTTTAG
- the isdE gene encoding heme ABC transporter substrate-binding protein IsdE: MRVKKIVSVLMAIILLMSIAGCSSPKKETAKQVKRESKERVVATTVAVTEIMDALEVDLVGVPTSSKTLPKRYKGLPEVGNPMSPDMEKVKSLKPSEVLSVTTLEYELKPVFDGVGMKANFLDLTSLKNMQSSISDLGKKYGREKQAEAVVTKLDKKVASIQKEVKGKKEPTVLILLGVPGSYLVATEHSYIGDLVKQLGGKNIVQGEQVEYLASNTEYLKKADPDIILRAAHGMPDEVVKMFDKEFKTNDIWKHFAAVKNNRVYDLEERLFGTTGNLAAIEALDELKKMMYP, encoded by the coding sequence TTGAGAGTGAAGAAAATCGTAAGTGTACTAATGGCTATCATTTTGTTAATGAGTATAGCCGGGTGCTCGTCACCAAAAAAAGAAACAGCAAAGCAGGTAAAGAGAGAGAGTAAAGAGCGCGTTGTTGCAACAACAGTGGCTGTTACTGAAATTATGGATGCGTTAGAAGTAGATTTAGTCGGTGTTCCAACAAGTTCTAAAACTTTACCGAAGCGATATAAAGGTTTACCTGAAGTTGGGAATCCAATGAGTCCAGATATGGAAAAGGTAAAGTCATTAAAGCCTTCAGAAGTGTTATCTGTGACAACACTTGAATACGAATTAAAGCCAGTTTTTGATGGTGTGGGTATGAAAGCAAACTTTTTAGATTTAACGAGTTTAAAAAATATGCAAAGTTCTATTAGCGATTTAGGTAAGAAATATGGACGTGAAAAACAGGCTGAAGCAGTAGTAACTAAGTTAGATAAAAAGGTTGCTAGCATTCAAAAGGAAGTAAAAGGAAAGAAAGAACCGACAGTGCTTATTTTATTAGGTGTGCCGGGAAGTTATTTAGTAGCAACAGAGCATTCTTATATTGGAGATTTAGTAAAACAATTAGGTGGTAAAAATATTGTGCAAGGTGAACAAGTAGAATATTTAGCTTCTAATACAGAGTATTTAAAGAAAGCTGATCCAGATATTATTTTACGAGCAGCTCATGGTATGCCTGATGAGGTTGTAAAAATGTTTGATAAAGAATTTAAAACAAATGATATTTGGAAACACTTTGCTGCGGTTAAAAATAACCGTGTTTATGATTTAGAAGAGCGTTTATTTGGAACGACAGGCAATTTAGCAGCAATTGAAGCTTTAGATGAATTGAAAAAAATGATGTATCCGTGA
- a CDS encoding YwbE family protein: MNGQKRSNIAPGLEVDIVLKQDQRTGKLTRGIVKDILTNSPSHPHGIKVRLQDGQVGRVQNIVQ; the protein is encoded by the coding sequence ATGAACGGACAAAAACGTTCTAATATCGCACCCGGTCTTGAAGTTGATATTGTATTAAAACAAGATCAACGAACAGGCAAATTAACACGTGGCATTGTAAAAGATATTTTAACAAACTCCCCTTCCCATCCACATGGCATTAAAGTGCGATTGCAGGACGGGCAAGTCGGTAGAGTACAAAATATCGTTCAATAA